The following proteins are encoded in a genomic region of Burkholderia pyrrocinia:
- a CDS encoding bifunctional 2',3'-cyclic-nucleotide 2'-phosphodiesterase/3'-nucleotidase: MRFPPLSRRRAPAAAALAGLAFALAGCNGDDVTAPPSSQTQAQAPVGTTATLALLETTDLHTNVLSYDYFKLAADNSLGFERVSTLIAQARAQYPNTLLLDNGDTIQGTALSDYQALVKPVGCDQTLAIYKVMNAAKFDGGGIGNHEFNYGLPYLSQVTGNTFEVDGLPAPAQQKKCAGPTFPQVLANVISAKTNAPLFTPYTILTRTVTATTPDGKTVSAPVKIGIIGFTPPAIMSWDKRWLDGKVYTTGLKEAAEKYIPEMRAKGADLVVAISHGGLDNAAYSPTMENGSWWLSTVAGIDAMLIGHSHQVFPDANSTVSQFNLPGVDKVKGTVNGVPTVMANYWGKHLGVIKLGLKFDGKTWSVDKSQTTVEARPIQNADKTYVAADPSVSAAIAAEHQATIDYVKTPIGSTDYRMNSYFADVGDPGAIQIVNEAQADYVARYVQANLPQYASLPVLSVSAPFKSGFGGGSDYTDVAPGALAINNAADLYLYPNTVYAVKVSGADVKNWLETAAKRFNRIDPTKATVQPLVSSFPGYNFDMFTSADLAYEIDVTQPLGSRIRNLTYKGTPIDPNAQFIVATNNYRASGGGNFPGLDGSKTIFASPDANRDVLIAFVKQRGKITRTADGAQRSWRFTKLASSVAHVQFASAPNRLGDAAAAGLTGITQVAADDGSGKTLATYEIDLTQ, from the coding sequence ATGCGTTTTCCCCCGCTTTCCCGCCGCCGCGCGCCGGCCGCCGCCGCGCTCGCCGGCCTCGCCTTTGCCCTCGCCGGCTGCAACGGCGACGACGTCACCGCCCCGCCGTCGTCGCAGACGCAGGCCCAGGCGCCCGTCGGCACGACGGCCACGCTCGCGCTGCTCGAGACGACCGACCTGCACACCAATGTGCTGTCGTATGACTATTTCAAGCTCGCCGCCGACAATTCGCTCGGCTTCGAGCGCGTGTCGACGCTGATCGCGCAGGCGCGCGCGCAGTATCCGAACACGCTGCTGCTCGACAACGGCGACACGATCCAGGGCACCGCGCTGTCGGACTACCAGGCGCTCGTGAAGCCGGTCGGCTGCGACCAGACGCTCGCGATCTACAAGGTGATGAACGCCGCGAAATTCGACGGCGGCGGGATCGGCAACCACGAGTTCAACTACGGGCTGCCGTACCTGTCGCAGGTGACCGGCAACACGTTCGAGGTCGACGGCCTGCCGGCCCCGGCCCAGCAGAAGAAGTGCGCGGGCCCGACCTTCCCGCAGGTGCTCGCGAACGTGATCAGCGCGAAGACCAACGCGCCGCTGTTCACGCCGTACACGATCCTGACCCGCACGGTGACGGCGACGACGCCGGACGGCAAGACGGTCAGCGCGCCCGTGAAGATCGGCATCATCGGCTTCACGCCGCCCGCGATCATGAGCTGGGACAAGCGCTGGCTCGACGGCAAGGTCTACACGACCGGCCTGAAGGAAGCCGCCGAGAAGTACATTCCCGAGATGCGCGCTAAGGGCGCCGATCTCGTCGTCGCGATCTCGCACGGCGGCCTCGACAATGCCGCGTATTCGCCGACGATGGAAAACGGCAGCTGGTGGCTGTCGACGGTAGCCGGCATCGACGCGATGCTGATTGGCCACTCGCACCAGGTGTTCCCGGACGCCAACAGCACCGTGTCGCAGTTCAACCTGCCGGGCGTCGACAAGGTCAAGGGCACCGTCAACGGCGTGCCGACCGTGATGGCCAACTACTGGGGCAAGCACCTCGGCGTGATCAAGCTCGGCCTGAAGTTCGACGGCAAGACGTGGAGCGTCGACAAGTCGCAGACGACCGTCGAGGCGCGGCCGATCCAGAACGCCGACAAGACCTACGTCGCGGCCGATCCGTCCGTGTCGGCCGCGATCGCCGCCGAGCACCAGGCGACGATCGACTACGTGAAGACGCCGATCGGCTCGACCGACTACCGGATGAACTCGTACTTCGCGGATGTCGGCGATCCGGGCGCGATCCAGATCGTCAACGAGGCGCAGGCCGACTACGTCGCGCGCTACGTGCAGGCGAACCTGCCGCAATACGCGTCGCTGCCGGTGCTGTCGGTCAGCGCGCCGTTCAAGAGCGGCTTCGGCGGCGGCAGCGACTACACCGACGTCGCGCCGGGCGCGCTCGCGATCAACAACGCGGCCGACCTGTACCTGTATCCGAACACCGTCTACGCGGTGAAGGTGAGCGGCGCCGACGTGAAGAACTGGCTCGAGACGGCCGCGAAGCGCTTCAACCGGATCGACCCGACCAAGGCGACCGTGCAGCCGCTCGTCAGCAGCTTCCCCGGCTACAACTTCGACATGTTCACGTCGGCCGATCTCGCGTATGAAATCGACGTCACGCAGCCGCTCGGCAGCCGGATCAGGAACCTGACCTACAAGGGCACGCCGATCGACCCGAACGCGCAGTTCATCGTCGCGACCAACAACTACCGCGCGAGCGGCGGCGGCAACTTCCCGGGCCTCGACGGCAGCAAGACGATCTTCGCATCGCCCGATGCGAACCGCGACGTGCTGATCGCGTTCGTGAAGCAGCGCGGCAAGATCACGCGCACGGCCGACGGTGCGCAGCGCAGCTGGCGCTTCACGAAACTCGCGAGCTCGGTCGCGCACGTGCAGTTCGCGTCCGCGCCGAACCGTCTCGGCGATGCGGCGGCGGCCGGCCTGACCGGCATCACGCAGGTCGCGGCCGACGACGGCTCGGGCAAGACCCTCGCCACCTACGAGATCGACCTCACGCAATGA
- a CDS encoding tetratricopeptide repeat protein, translated as MQPIRTMRPAETGFAAAARRLLRAKLPPAALLAAAAVTVAAVVAATGLRGTGPAPSAAQLDEWQAMVTQAAEPHALAQLRTLARRGSGAAQAALGIALVDAREPGLRDEGRGWLETAAQADGHADAPAARRAQLALGKALLLGSGDIPKDYARARALLGEAAEQGEPAAAYYLGLIYRSGYGIAADPVQAARWFDIASRADIPAADFMLANAYRDGSGVPRDDARALALYRRAAEHELPEAVQTLAMAYRNGELGLKPDADAFHAQWIETAHALKHPVVAP; from the coding sequence ATGCAACCGATCCGGACGATGCGGCCGGCCGAAACCGGCTTCGCCGCCGCCGCGCGGCGCCTGCTGCGCGCGAAACTCCCGCCGGCCGCGCTGCTCGCGGCGGCGGCCGTGACCGTCGCGGCCGTCGTCGCGGCGACCGGCCTGCGCGGCACCGGCCCCGCGCCGAGCGCCGCGCAACTCGACGAATGGCAGGCGATGGTCACGCAGGCCGCCGAACCGCACGCGCTCGCGCAGTTGCGCACGCTCGCGCGCCGCGGCTCGGGCGCCGCCCAGGCGGCGCTCGGCATCGCGCTCGTCGACGCGCGCGAACCGGGGCTGCGCGACGAGGGACGCGGCTGGCTGGAAACAGCCGCGCAGGCGGATGGCCATGCCGACGCGCCGGCCGCGCGGCGCGCGCAGCTCGCGCTCGGCAAGGCACTGTTGCTCGGCAGCGGCGACATCCCGAAGGACTACGCACGCGCCCGTGCGCTGCTCGGCGAAGCGGCCGAACAGGGCGAACCGGCCGCCGCGTATTACCTCGGGCTGATCTATCGCAGCGGCTACGGCATCGCTGCCGATCCCGTGCAGGCCGCGCGCTGGTTCGACATCGCATCGCGCGCGGACATCCCGGCCGCGGACTTCATGCTCGCGAACGCGTACCGCGACGGCAGCGGCGTGCCGCGCGACGATGCACGCGCGCTCGCGCTGTATCGCCGGGCCGCCGAACACGAGTTGCCGGAAGCCGTGCAGACGCTCGCGATGGCCTATCGCAACGGCGAGCTCGGCCTGAAGCCCGACGCGGACGCGTTCCACGCGCAGTGGATCGAGACCGCGCATGCGCTGAAGCATCCGGTTGTCGCGCCTTGA
- a CDS encoding type III pantothenate kinase has protein sequence MSEPHLLIDAGNSRIKWALADAQRTLVDTGAFGHARDGGADPDWSNLTRPRGAWISNVAGADVAARLDALLDARWPDLPRTTIRSRPAQCGVTNGYTTPEQLGSDRWAGLIGAHAAFPGEHLLIATFGTATTLEALRADGRFTGGLIAPGWALMMRALGTHTAQLPTLTTDIASGLLAGAQAEPFQVDTPRSLSAGCLYAQAGLIERAWRDLADAWQAPVRLVLAGGAADDVARALTVPHTRHDALILSGLALIAAEAAAAAAAQD, from the coding sequence ATGAGCGAGCCGCACCTGCTGATCGACGCCGGCAACAGCCGGATCAAGTGGGCGCTCGCGGATGCGCAGCGCACGCTCGTCGATACGGGCGCGTTCGGCCACGCTCGCGACGGCGGTGCCGATCCCGACTGGTCGAACCTGACGCGGCCGCGCGGCGCATGGATCTCGAACGTCGCGGGCGCCGACGTGGCCGCGCGGCTCGACGCGCTGCTCGATGCGCGTTGGCCGGACCTGCCGCGCACGACGATACGCTCGAGGCCCGCGCAATGCGGCGTGACGAACGGCTATACGACGCCCGAACAGCTCGGCAGCGATCGCTGGGCCGGCCTGATCGGCGCGCACGCGGCCTTTCCGGGCGAGCACCTGTTGATCGCGACGTTCGGCACCGCGACGACGCTCGAGGCGCTGCGTGCGGACGGCCGCTTCACGGGCGGGCTGATCGCGCCGGGCTGGGCGCTGATGATGCGCGCGCTCGGCACGCACACCGCGCAGTTGCCGACGCTGACCACCGACATCGCGAGCGGGCTGCTCGCGGGCGCGCAGGCCGAGCCGTTCCAGGTCGATACGCCGCGCTCGCTGTCGGCCGGCTGCCTGTACGCGCAGGCCGGGCTGATCGAACGCGCGTGGCGCGATCTCGCCGACGCGTGGCAGGCGCCCGTGCGGCTCGTGCTGGCCGGCGGCGCGGCGGACGACGTCGCACGTGCGCTGACGGTCCCGCATACGCGGCACGACGCGCTGATCCTGTCCGGGCTCGCGCTGATTGCCGCGGAAGCGGCCGCCGCAGCGGCGGCACAGGATTGA
- the rfaE2 gene encoding D-glycero-beta-D-manno-heptose 1-phosphate adenylyltransferase: MPATFERKLITRDALVALRASLPSPVVFTNGVFDILHRGHVTYLADAKALGACLIVGLNSDASVRMLGKGDDRPINREDDRAALLAALESVDWVVKFEEKTPVSLIEAVRPDILVKGGDYDMDALPESALVRGWGGRALAIPFEHDRSTTALLKKVRAQQS; encoded by the coding sequence ATGCCCGCCACCTTCGAACGCAAGCTGATCACCCGTGATGCCCTCGTCGCCCTGCGCGCGTCGCTGCCGTCGCCTGTCGTGTTCACCAATGGGGTATTCGACATCCTGCACCGCGGACACGTCACGTATCTCGCCGACGCGAAAGCGCTCGGTGCATGCCTGATCGTCGGCCTGAACAGCGACGCGTCGGTGCGCATGCTCGGCAAGGGCGACGACCGGCCGATCAATCGCGAGGACGACCGCGCGGCGCTGCTCGCGGCGCTGGAAAGCGTCGACTGGGTCGTGAAGTTCGAGGAAAAGACGCCTGTGTCGCTGATCGAGGCCGTCCGTCCGGACATCCTCGTGAAGGGCGGCGACTACGACATGGATGCGCTGCCGGAATCGGCGCTCGTGCGCGGTTGGGGCGGCCGCGCGCTGGCGATTCCGTTCGAGCATGACCGCTCGACCACCGCGTTGCTGAAGAAGGTGCGCGCGCAGCAGTCCTGA
- a CDS encoding PhaM family polyhydroxyalkanoate granule multifunctional regulatory protein → MTTDASGSNPFAGFAGFKPADMLDRMWDMVRMSPFGGMTPFPGATPGLPPSLSSMSDMMAPLTSVEELDKRITDMRAVEQWLKLNLGMLQSAIQALEVQRATLATLRAFGAFAQSSMSAAEEAAVVAAHAAKAASAAPDAADAPPEGDAAQQAFDPAGWWNLLQSQFNQLANLAMAQPGMEPAAPGDAPPDTAAAPEKAAKPAPAAAAPRKPAAKRAKPADSAAARAAAASSPATRPPKRST, encoded by the coding sequence ATGACGACCGATGCCTCCGGCTCGAACCCTTTCGCCGGCTTTGCCGGCTTCAAGCCCGCCGACATGCTCGACCGGATGTGGGACATGGTCCGGATGTCGCCGTTCGGCGGGATGACGCCGTTTCCGGGCGCCACGCCAGGGCTGCCGCCGTCGCTGTCGAGCATGTCCGACATGATGGCGCCGCTCACGAGCGTCGAGGAACTCGACAAGCGGATCACCGATATGCGCGCGGTCGAGCAGTGGCTGAAGCTCAATCTCGGGATGCTGCAGTCTGCGATCCAGGCGCTCGAGGTGCAGCGCGCGACGCTCGCGACGCTGCGTGCGTTCGGCGCGTTCGCGCAAAGCTCGATGTCGGCGGCCGAGGAAGCGGCCGTCGTGGCGGCGCATGCGGCGAAAGCCGCGTCGGCGGCGCCGGACGCCGCGGATGCGCCGCCGGAAGGCGACGCCGCGCAGCAGGCCTTCGATCCGGCCGGCTGGTGGAACCTGCTGCAGTCGCAGTTCAACCAGCTTGCGAACCTCGCGATGGCGCAGCCGGGCATGGAGCCCGCGGCGCCGGGCGACGCGCCGCCGGACACGGCCGCAGCGCCGGAGAAAGCCGCGAAGCCGGCGCCGGCTGCTGCCGCGCCGCGCAAGCCCGCGGCGAAGCGCGCGAAGCCGGCCGATTCGGCCGCGGCGCGCGCGGCGGCCGCTTCGTCGCCCGCAACCCGTCCGCCGAAGCGCTCGACGTGA
- a CDS encoding biotin--[acetyl-CoA-carboxylase] ligase: protein MNAPTSSDTPDSGDAHIARNRLDAHLDAAPRAWPLDIVAATGSTNADVATRLKALPRSANALPAPLVRVAFEQTAGRGRQGRPWFAQPGNALLCSVGCIVPRPVDALGGLSIAIGVALAEGLATLPLDTHTRVALKWPNDLLLTATDDGTPRIVGKLAGILIETVWTTANATAVVIGFGINVRGAEAVATQVDALRARDATLASGLPPAALSIACASANLTDTLAASLNALTPALAQFGADGLAPFLPRWHALHAYAGREVVLLEQGVERVRGIATGIDATGQLLLDTPDGVQAIAAGDVSLREAQ, encoded by the coding sequence ATGAACGCCCCCACCTCCTCCGACACGCCCGATTCCGGCGACGCGCACATCGCGCGCAACCGGCTCGACGCGCACCTGGACGCCGCGCCGCGTGCGTGGCCGCTCGACATCGTCGCCGCCACCGGCTCGACCAACGCCGACGTCGCAACCCGGCTCAAGGCGCTGCCGCGCAGCGCGAACGCATTGCCCGCGCCGCTCGTGCGCGTGGCGTTCGAGCAGACGGCCGGCCGCGGCCGGCAGGGCCGCCCGTGGTTCGCGCAGCCCGGCAACGCGCTGCTGTGCTCGGTCGGCTGCATCGTGCCGCGCCCCGTCGACGCGCTCGGCGGCCTCAGCATCGCGATCGGCGTCGCGCTCGCCGAAGGGCTGGCCACGCTGCCGCTCGACACCCACACGCGCGTCGCGCTCAAATGGCCGAACGACCTGTTGCTGACGGCCACCGACGACGGCACGCCGCGCATCGTCGGCAAGCTCGCCGGGATCCTGATCGAAACCGTCTGGACCACCGCCAACGCAACCGCCGTCGTGATCGGCTTTGGCATCAACGTGCGCGGCGCGGAAGCCGTCGCCACGCAGGTCGACGCGCTGCGCGCGCGCGATGCGACGCTCGCGAGCGGCCTGCCGCCCGCCGCGCTGTCGATCGCGTGCGCATCGGCCAACCTCACCGATACGCTCGCCGCGTCGCTGAACGCGCTCACGCCCGCGCTCGCGCAGTTCGGCGCCGACGGGCTCGCGCCGTTCCTGCCGCGCTGGCACGCGCTGCACGCTTACGCGGGGCGCGAAGTCGTCCTGCTCGAACAGGGGGTCGAACGCGTGCGCGGCATCGCGACGGGTATCGATGCGACCGGCCAGTTGCTGCTCGACACGCCGGACGGCGTGCAGGCGATCGCAGCCGGCGACGTGTCGCTGCGCGAAGCGCAATGA
- a CDS encoding ferritin-like domain-containing protein — protein MNTMLYPELYRSLEAVRWDMEKDIPWDKFDASLLTDEQAKTIKMNAITEWSALPATEMFLRDNQHDSDFSAFMSVWFFEEQKHSLVLMEYLRRFKPEMVPSEEELHAVRFQFDPAPPLETLMLHFCGEIRLNHWYRCAADWHTEPVIKQIYETISRDEARHGGAYLRYMKKALNNCGDVARAAFAKIGVLMASARRTEKPLHPTNLHVNQALFPRDTVQSRLPDPEWLERWLDEQIRFDGEWEKKVVERILHNLSILFERTFATAQELNRYRKEVTGRLQSESGPSSAAQPA, from the coding sequence ATGAACACGATGCTTTATCCGGAACTTTACAGGTCGCTCGAAGCTGTCCGCTGGGACATGGAGAAGGACATTCCGTGGGACAAGTTCGACGCTTCGCTGCTCACCGACGAGCAGGCGAAGACGATCAAGATGAACGCGATCACCGAATGGTCGGCGTTGCCCGCGACGGAAATGTTCCTGCGCGACAACCAGCACGACAGCGACTTTTCCGCGTTCATGAGCGTGTGGTTCTTCGAGGAGCAGAAGCATTCGCTCGTGCTGATGGAATACCTGCGCCGCTTCAAGCCGGAAATGGTGCCGTCCGAGGAGGAGCTGCACGCGGTGCGCTTCCAGTTCGACCCGGCGCCGCCGCTCGAGACGCTGATGCTGCACTTCTGCGGCGAGATCCGCCTGAACCACTGGTACCGCTGCGCGGCCGACTGGCACACCGAGCCCGTCATCAAGCAGATCTACGAAACGATCTCGCGCGATGAAGCGCGCCACGGCGGCGCGTACCTGCGCTACATGAAGAAGGCGCTGAACAACTGCGGCGACGTCGCGCGTGCCGCGTTCGCGAAGATCGGCGTGCTGATGGCGTCGGCGCGCCGCACCGAGAAGCCGCTGCACCCGACCAACCTGCACGTGAACCAGGCGCTGTTCCCGCGCGACACCGTGCAGTCGCGCCTGCCCGATCCGGAATGGCTCGAGCGCTGGCTCGACGAGCAGATCCGTTTCGACGGCGAGTGGGAAAAGAAGGTCGTCGAGCGCATCCTGCACAACCTGTCGATCCTGTTCGAGCGCACGTTCGCGACCGCGCAGGAACTGAACCGCTACCGCAAGGAAGTCACCGGCCGCCTGCAGTCCGAAAGCGGCCCGTCGTCGGCCGCGCAGCCGGCCTGA
- a CDS encoding ABC transporter ATP-binding protein yields the protein MNASNESPAGAAAAHAAGTHAAAIGAASVGTPSAAAADAGDLVIEVRNLTKRYGRNIVHQKLDFDVRRGEIVSIVGGSGSGKTTLVRQILGLERPTSGTIKVFGEDTATIDAASARMMRTRSGMLFQQGALFSSMTVFDNVAQPLRELGRVPPDLLHDIVMLKLEMVGLPCKHASKMPAALSGGMIKRVGIARAIALEPELLFLDEPTAGLDPQASDEFVELIATLHRTLGLTVVMVTHDLDTMVALSTRVAVLADRKVLVAAPVEEAANVDHPFIHEYFLGLRGRRALQALPPERRAKLPKAALEPALSSVEL from the coding sequence ATGAACGCATCGAACGAATCGCCGGCCGGTGCCGCGGCGGCCCATGCCGCGGGCACCCATGCCGCGGCAATCGGCGCCGCATCGGTCGGCACGCCGTCGGCCGCCGCGGCCGATGCCGGCGACCTCGTGATCGAGGTGCGCAACCTGACGAAGCGCTACGGGCGCAACATCGTTCACCAGAAGCTCGACTTCGACGTGCGGCGCGGCGAGATCGTGTCGATCGTCGGCGGCTCGGGCTCCGGCAAGACGACGCTCGTGCGGCAGATCCTCGGCCTCGAGCGGCCGACGTCGGGCACGATCAAGGTGTTCGGCGAGGATACGGCGACGATCGACGCCGCGAGCGCGCGGATGATGCGCACGCGCTCGGGGATGCTGTTCCAGCAGGGCGCGCTGTTCTCGTCGATGACGGTGTTCGACAATGTCGCGCAGCCGCTGCGCGAGCTCGGTCGCGTGCCGCCGGACCTGCTGCACGACATCGTGATGCTGAAGCTCGAGATGGTCGGGTTGCCGTGCAAGCACGCGTCGAAGATGCCGGCCGCGCTGTCGGGCGGGATGATCAAGCGGGTCGGCATCGCGCGCGCGATCGCGCTCGAGCCCGAGCTGCTGTTCCTCGACGAGCCGACGGCCGGCCTCGATCCGCAGGCGTCGGACGAATTCGTCGAGCTGATCGCGACGCTGCACCGCACGCTCGGGCTGACCGTCGTGATGGTGACGCACGATCTCGACACGATGGTCGCGCTGTCGACCCGCGTCGCGGTGCTGGCCGACCGCAAGGTGCTGGTCGCCGCGCCGGTCGAGGAGGCCGCGAACGTCGACCATCCGTTCATCCACGAATATTTCCTGGGGCTGCGCGGGCGCCGCGCATTGCAGGCGCTGCCGCCCGAGCGGCGCGCGAAGCTGCCGAAGGCGGCCCTCGAACCGGCGCTGTCGAGCGTCGAGCTGTAA
- a CDS encoding patatin-like phospholipase family protein translates to MRLALVLMGGGARAAYQVGVLKALTEIAREADPQRHTLPFAVVCGSSAGAINATSIASHADDFSHGVRRLLEFWEPLRADYVYRTDWLGIAAAGARWLAAMTFGWASRSSPRGLLDNKPLAHLLQRELSFHRIEQMLEARLLHALAVTALSYSSGRHLTFYQAAEPIQAWRRAQRTARLVDLSASHLLASSAIPFVFPAVPLVLDGQIEYFGDGSIRQIAPLSPAIHFGADRIVVVGAADPRPEIPAANGAGLVRGYPTLAQIGQQVLASVFLDSIGSDIERIEHINRMIEHLPHQVEVDSGWRHVDVLAIAPSERIELIAAKHLKQMPATMRGLLGAVGGSQPAGASFASYLLFEEAFTRELIELGYCDGRAQRDTLVGWIAQADGGSAPAAGTPPEDGLATGEIRV, encoded by the coding sequence ATGCGGCTCGCGCTCGTTCTGATGGGAGGCGGCGCGCGTGCCGCCTATCAGGTCGGCGTGCTGAAGGCGCTGACCGAGATCGCGCGCGAGGCCGATCCGCAACGGCACACGCTGCCGTTCGCGGTCGTGTGCGGCTCGTCCGCCGGCGCGATCAACGCGACGTCGATCGCGAGCCACGCGGACGATTTTTCCCACGGCGTGCGGCGCCTGCTCGAATTCTGGGAACCGCTGCGCGCCGACTACGTGTATCGCACCGACTGGCTCGGCATCGCGGCCGCCGGCGCGCGCTGGCTCGCGGCGATGACCTTCGGCTGGGCGTCCCGCAGCTCGCCGCGCGGGCTGCTCGACAACAAGCCGCTCGCGCACCTGCTGCAGCGCGAGCTGAGCTTCCACCGGATCGAGCAGATGCTCGAGGCGCGCCTGCTGCATGCGCTCGCGGTGACGGCGCTCAGCTATTCGAGCGGCCGGCACCTCACGTTCTACCAGGCGGCCGAGCCGATCCAGGCGTGGCGGCGCGCGCAGCGCACCGCGCGGCTCGTCGACCTGTCGGCGTCGCACCTGCTCGCGTCGTCGGCTATTCCATTCGTGTTCCCGGCCGTGCCGCTCGTGCTCGACGGGCAGATCGAATACTTCGGCGACGGTTCGATCCGGCAGATTGCCCCGCTGTCGCCGGCGATTCACTTCGGCGCGGACCGGATCGTCGTCGTCGGCGCCGCCGACCCGCGGCCCGAGATTCCGGCCGCGAACGGCGCGGGCCTGGTGCGCGGCTACCCGACGCTCGCGCAGATCGGCCAGCAGGTGCTCGCGAGCGTGTTTCTCGACTCGATCGGCTCGGACATCGAGCGGATCGAGCACATCAACCGGATGATCGAGCACCTGCCGCACCAGGTCGAGGTGGACAGCGGCTGGCGGCACGTCGACGTGCTGGCGATCGCGCCGTCCGAGCGCATCGAGCTGATCGCCGCGAAGCACCTGAAGCAGATGCCGGCGACGATGCGCGGGCTGCTCGGCGCGGTGGGCGGCAGCCAGCCGGCCGGCGCGTCGTTCGCGAGCTACCTGCTGTTCGAGGAGGCGTTCACGCGCGAACTGATCGAACTCGGCTACTGCGACGGGCGGGCGCAGCGCGACACGCTCGTCGGCTGGATCGCGCAGGCGGACGGCGGCAGCGCGCCGGCTGCCGGCACGCCGCCGGAAGACGGTCTCGCGACGGGCGAAATACGGGTCTGA
- a CDS encoding MlaE family ABC transporter permease, with protein MDFETPPGLSVDAGGQGQTVRLYGQWTALALARNRGAVARRVASIASGRVSEWDLSGIERLDHVGGQALWRVWGRKLPAGVALSVTQRTIFERIERLDSGREAPERVVRFDPVTRLGQAIFSFGEHLQGGIAMFGLVVLDAISVLRRPRIMPWKETSANIYSAGAQALPITALVAFLIGIVLSYLSAQQLQMFGANRYIVNILGLSVIRELGPVLSAILVAGRSGSAITAQIGVMRVTEELDAMRVMGIPHGLRLILPRVLALGVAMPLLVMWTNIIALSGGALAAKIVLGIDVNYFVRSLPGVVPIANLYIGVGKGVVFGMLIALVACHFGFRIKANSQSLGEGTTTSVVSSITVVILADAVFAILFQNVGLG; from the coding sequence TTGGACTTCGAGACTCCTCCCGGCCTGTCGGTCGACGCCGGCGGCCAGGGCCAGACCGTGCGCCTGTACGGCCAGTGGACCGCGCTCGCGCTCGCGCGCAATCGCGGCGCGGTTGCGCGCCGCGTCGCGAGCATCGCGTCCGGGCGCGTGAGCGAATGGGATCTGTCCGGTATCGAGCGGCTCGACCATGTCGGCGGCCAGGCGCTGTGGCGCGTGTGGGGCCGCAAGCTGCCGGCCGGCGTCGCACTGAGCGTCACGCAGCGCACGATCTTCGAGCGCATCGAGCGGCTCGACAGCGGGCGCGAGGCGCCCGAGCGCGTCGTGCGCTTCGATCCCGTCACGCGGCTCGGCCAGGCGATCTTCTCGTTCGGCGAACACCTGCAGGGCGGCATCGCGATGTTCGGCCTCGTGGTTCTCGATGCGATATCGGTGCTGCGCCGCCCGCGGATCATGCCGTGGAAGGAAACCTCGGCGAACATCTACAGCGCGGGTGCGCAGGCGCTGCCGATCACGGCGCTCGTCGCGTTCCTGATCGGCATCGTGCTCAGCTACCTGTCCGCGCAGCAGTTGCAGATGTTCGGCGCGAACCGCTACATCGTGAACATCCTCGGGCTGTCGGTGATCCGCGAGCTAGGCCCGGTGCTGTCGGCGATCCTGGTCGCGGGTCGCTCGGGCTCGGCGATCACCGCGCAGATCGGCGTGATGCGCGTGACCGAGGAGCTCGACGCGATGCGCGTGATGGGCATTCCGCACGGGCTGCGGCTGATCCTGCCGCGCGTGCTCGCGCTCGGCGTCGCGATGCCGCTGCTCGTGATGTGGACCAACATCATCGCGCTGTCGGGCGGTGCGCTCGCCGCGAAGATCGTGCTCGGGATCGACGTCAACTATTTCGTGCGTTCGCTGCCGGGCGTCGTGCCGATCGCGAACCTGTACATCGGCGTCGGCAAGGGCGTCGTGTTCGGCATGCTGATCGCGCTGGTCGCATGCCATTTCGGTTTCCGGATCAAGGCGAACTCGCAGAGCCTCGGCGAAGGGACGACCACGTCGGTCGTGTCGTCGATCACGGTCGTGATCCTCGCCGACGCGGTGTTCGCGATCCTGTTCCAGAACGTGGGGCTCGGATGA